Proteins encoded within one genomic window of Citrobacter amalonaticus Y19:
- the dhaK gene encoding dihydroxyacetone kinase subunit DhaK codes for MKKLINRVEDVLSEQLIGLAKAHPELTLHQDPVYVTRADAPVAGKVALLSGGGSGHEPMHCGYIGQGMLSGACPGEIFTSPTPDKMFECAMQIDGGEGVLLIIKNYTGDILNFETATELLHESGVKVTTVVVDDDVAVKDSLYTAGRRGVANTVLIEKLVGAAAERGDSLEACAELGRRLNNLGHSIGIALGACTVPAAGQPSFTLKDDEMEFGVGIHGEPGIDRRRFSSLDQTVDEMFDTLLENGAYSRTLRQWDNVKGAWQEVKQSKTALQNGDRVIALVNNLGATPLSELYGVYNRLAQRCEASGIVIERNLIGSYCTSLDMAGFSITLLKADDDTLALWDAPVHTPALNWGK; via the coding sequence ATGAAAAAACTGATTAACCGTGTGGAAGATGTACTGAGTGAACAGCTTATCGGCCTGGCGAAGGCGCATCCTGAACTGACGCTGCACCAGGACCCGGTCTATGTCACCCGCGCTGATGCACCGGTCGCCGGCAAAGTGGCGCTGCTCTCCGGCGGCGGCAGCGGACACGAACCGATGCACTGCGGCTACATCGGCCAGGGCATGCTCTCCGGCGCCTGTCCGGGGGAAATTTTCACCTCGCCGACGCCGGACAAAATGTTCGAATGCGCGATGCAGATTGACGGCGGCGAAGGCGTCCTGCTGATTATCAAAAACTATACCGGCGACATCCTGAATTTTGAGACCGCCACCGAGCTGCTGCACGAAAGTGGCGTTAAGGTTACCACCGTCGTGGTGGATGACGACGTGGCGGTAAAAGACAGCCTCTATACCGCCGGACGCCGCGGCGTCGCCAATACCGTGCTGATTGAAAAACTGGTCGGCGCCGCCGCCGAACGCGGCGACTCGCTGGAAGCCTGCGCTGAACTGGGCCGCCGTTTAAATAACCTTGGTCACTCGATTGGCATCGCGCTGGGCGCCTGCACCGTACCGGCCGCCGGACAGCCCTCCTTTACCCTGAAAGATGATGAGATGGAGTTCGGCGTCGGCATCCATGGCGAGCCGGGTATCGACCGCCGCCGCTTCAGCTCGCTCGACCAAACCGTCGATGAGATGTTCGATACCCTGCTGGAAAACGGCGCATACAGCCGCACGCTGCGCCAGTGGGATAACGTCAAGGGAGCGTGGCAGGAAGTGAAACAGAGCAAAACCGCGCTGCAAAACGGCGATCGGGTTATCGCGCTGGTCAATAACCTCGGCGCCACCCCGCTTTCCGAACTGTACGGCGTTTACAACCGCCTTGCCCAGCGCTGCGAAGCGTCCGGCATTGTGATTGAACGCAACCTCATCGGCAGCTACTGCACCTCGCTGGATATGGCGGGTTTCTCCATCACCCTGCTGAAAGCGGATGATGACACGCTGGCGTTATGGGACGCCCCGGTCCATACCCCAGCGCTGAACTGGGGAAAATAA
- a CDS encoding IS5-like element IS5 family transposase — protein sequence MSHQLTFADSEFSSKRRQTRKEIFLSRMEQILPWQNMVEVIEPFYPKAGNGRRPYPLETMLRIHCMQHWYNLSDGAMEDALYEIASMRLFARLSLDSALPDRTTIMNFRHLLEQHQLARQLFKTINRWLAEAGVMMTQGTLVDATIIEAPSSTKNKEQQRDPEMHQTKKGNQWHFGMKAHIGVDAKSGLTHSLVTTAANEHDLNQLGNLLHGEEQFVSADAGYQGAPQREELAEVDVDWLIAERPGKVRTLKQHPRKNKTAINIEYMKASIRAKVEHPFRIIKRQFGFVKARYKGLLKNDNQLAMLFTLANLFRADQMIRQWERSH from the coding sequence ATGAGTCATCAACTCACCTTCGCCGACAGTGAATTCAGCAGTAAGCGCCGTCAGACCAGAAAAGAGATTTTCTTGTCCCGCATGGAGCAGATTCTGCCATGGCAAAACATGGTGGAAGTCATCGAGCCGTTTTACCCCAAGGCTGGTAATGGCCGGCGACCTTATCCGCTGGAAACCATGCTACGCATTCACTGCATGCAGCATTGGTACAACCTGAGCGATGGCGCGATGGAAGATGCTCTGTACGAAATCGCCTCCATGCGTCTGTTTGCCCGGTTATCCCTGGATAGCGCCCTGCCGGACCGCACCACCATCATGAATTTCCGCCACCTGCTGGAGCAGCATCAACTGGCCCGCCAATTGTTCAAGACCATCAATCGCTGGCTGGCCGAAGCAGGCGTCATGATGACCCAAGGCACCTTGGTCGATGCCACCATCATTGAGGCACCCAGCTCGACCAAGAACAAAGAGCAGCAACGCGATCCGGAGATGCATCAGACCAAGAAAGGCAATCAGTGGCACTTTGGCATGAAGGCCCACATTGGTGTCGATGCCAAGAGTGGCCTGACCCACAGCCTAGTCACCACCGCGGCCAACGAGCATGACCTCAATCAGCTGGGTAATCTGCTGCATGGAGAGGAGCAATTTGTCTCAGCCGATGCCGGCTACCAAGGGGCGCCACAGCGCGAGGAGCTGGCCGAGGTGGATGTGGACTGGCTGATCGCCGAGCGCCCCGGCAAGGTAAGAACCTTGAAACAGCATCCACGCAAGAACAAAACGGCCATCAACATCGAATACATGAAAGCCAGCATCCGGGCCAAGGTGGAGCACCCATTTCGCATCATCAAGCGACAGTTCGGCTTCGTGAAAGCCAGATACAAGGGGTTGCTGAAAAACGATAACCAACTGGCGATGTTATTCACGCTGGCCAACCTGTTTCGGGCGGACCAAATGATACGTCAGTGGGAGAGATCTCACTAA
- a CDS encoding site-specific DNA-methyltransferase produces the protein MEKLKMHSPNLTQDNIVHIRDLFPGCVTEAKGKDGSVKLAVDFDQLRQELAESIVEGPQERYHLNWPGKREALLAANAPIAKTLRPCREESVDFDDTKNIFIEGDNLDALKLLQENYLGKVKMIYIDPPYNTGNDFIYEDDFSESAEDFLRRSNQKDAEGNKLVANPASNGRFHSDWLSMIYSRLRLARTLLREDGVIFASIDDCESQNIRKVLDEIFGESNFVAQLGKVRISGEILLG, from the coding sequence ATGGAAAAGCTAAAAATGCATTCACCCAATCTCACGCAGGACAACATCGTCCACATTCGCGATCTGTTTCCTGGCTGCGTCACCGAAGCCAAGGGCAAGGACGGCAGCGTGAAGCTGGCGGTGGATTTCGACCAGTTGCGGCAAGAGCTTGCCGAATCGATTGTAGAAGGGCCGCAGGAACGCTACCACCTGAACTGGCCAGGAAAGCGCGAAGCCTTGCTTGCGGCCAACGCGCCGATTGCCAAGACGCTGCGTCCTTGCCGCGAAGAAAGCGTGGATTTCGATGATACCAAGAACATCTTCATTGAGGGTGACAACCTTGATGCATTGAAGCTGCTGCAGGAGAACTACCTTGGCAAGGTCAAGATGATTTACATCGACCCGCCGTACAACACGGGGAATGATTTTATCTACGAAGATGATTTTTCCGAGTCTGCGGAGGACTTTCTGCGTCGCTCAAATCAAAAGGATGCAGAGGGAAACAAGCTAGTCGCCAATCCTGCATCTAACGGCCGATTTCATTCAGATTGGTTGTCGATGATCTACTCCCGACTGCGCCTTGCGAGAACTCTTCTCAGGGAAGATGGCGTCATTTTTGCCAGCATTGATGACTGCGAATCACAAAACATCAGGAAAGTACTGGACGAAATATTTGGGGAAAGTAATTTCGTTGCCCAGTTAGGGAAGGTGCGAATAAGCGGGGAAATTCTTCTCGGCTGA
- a CDS encoding DUF2130 domain-containing protein: MHEIICPHCGKAFKIDETGYADILKQVRDADFEKQLHERLELAETDKQNAVELAQAKITSELQKAASAKDAEIQALKARLDAGEVAQKLAVSEALSAVEKDRDALANALEKAKQENETKAQLAEAKRLSELQQAEATKDAEIQRLQAKLAAGEVAQKLALTEAVSVVTKERDELKSGLDRAALEKQLAETALKDKYETQLKDRDGEIVRLRDMKARLSTKMIGETLEQHCEIEFNRLRATAFPKAYFEKDNDVRTGSKGDYIFRDMDDTGTEIVSIMFEMKNEGDETATKKKNEDFFKELDKDRTEKGCEYAVLVSLLEPDSELYNAGIVDVFHRYPKMYVVRPQFFIPIITLLRNAAMKSLQYKSELALVKAQNIDITQFETQLDDFKTAFGRNWRLASDGFEEAVKRIDEAIKDLEKTKEALHKSANNLRLANDKAEDLTVKRLTRGNPTMAAKFAELKHQNNSDAE, from the coding sequence ATGCATGAAATCATCTGCCCCCATTGCGGCAAGGCTTTCAAGATTGATGAAACTGGTTACGCAGACATTCTGAAACAGGTTCGCGATGCTGACTTTGAGAAGCAGCTACATGAACGCCTTGAGCTGGCCGAGACGGACAAGCAAAATGCGGTCGAGCTGGCTCAAGCCAAGATTACCAGTGAATTGCAGAAGGCTGCTTCTGCAAAGGATGCCGAAATCCAGGCATTAAAGGCTAGGCTGGATGCAGGAGAGGTGGCGCAAAAGCTTGCTGTCAGTGAGGCGCTGAGCGCGGTAGAAAAAGATCGCGATGCGCTGGCGAACGCGCTGGAAAAAGCAAAGCAAGAGAATGAAACTAAAGCTCAACTGGCCGAGGCGAAGCGATTAAGTGAGCTACAGCAAGCCGAGGCCACCAAGGATGCGGAGATTCAGCGTCTGCAGGCCAAGCTTGCAGCAGGCGAAGTAGCGCAAAAGCTCGCGCTCACCGAAGCTGTCAGCGTGGTTACTAAGGAACGTGACGAACTCAAAAGCGGACTAGATCGAGCGGCTCTGGAGAAGCAACTTGCCGAGACTGCGCTCAAGGATAAATACGAAACACAGCTCAAGGATCGCGATGGTGAGATCGTACGTCTGCGGGACATGAAGGCACGGCTGTCGACCAAGATGATTGGGGAAACCCTGGAGCAGCATTGCGAGATTGAGTTTAACCGTCTCCGGGCCACCGCATTCCCAAAGGCCTACTTCGAAAAAGACAACGACGTGCGCACCGGCAGCAAGGGCGACTATATCTTCCGGGACATGGATGATACAGGCACCGAGATCGTCTCGATCATGTTCGAGATGAAGAACGAAGGTGACGAAACAGCCACCAAGAAGAAAAACGAAGACTTCTTCAAGGAGCTCGACAAGGACCGCACCGAAAAAGGTTGCGAATACGCCGTGCTGGTATCCCTGCTGGAGCCCGACAGTGAGCTTTACAACGCTGGGATCGTTGACGTGTTTCACCGCTACCCGAAGATGTACGTCGTCCGGCCGCAGTTCTTCATCCCCATCATCACGCTGCTACGCAATGCGGCGATGAAGTCACTTCAATACAAGTCCGAGTTGGCGCTGGTGAAGGCGCAGAACATCGACATCACCCAATTTGAAACCCAGCTCGATGACTTCAAGACCGCATTCGGTCGCAACTGGCGTTTGGCTTCAGATGGGTTTGAAGAAGCGGTCAAACGCATCGACGAAGCCATTAAGGATCTTGAAAAGACCAAAGAAGCCCTGCACAAGTCTGCCAACAATCTACGGCTTGCCAACGACAAAGCTGAAGACCTGACGGTCAAGCGGCTCACCCGCGGCAACCCAACAATGGCCGCCAAATTTGCCGAGCTCAAACACCAAAACAATTCTGACGCCGAATAA
- a CDS encoding ATP-dependent nuclease, producing the protein MKIQSVRIKNFRALKDVTIPFDSVTTFIGPNGAGKSTVLRALDWFFNGKPGSLTEKDCFFGETDEDIEVQVTFADLTEKDREALGKYTPEGATKFTAWRRHSPDGTDVLSANAKGFPEFNAIKTANSVAAKRELYANLRASRPELELPTATTGTAIEHAMTTWEAAHTEQLVDAPESLQTNFFGFNSSGKMSGLFDFVLVTADLRASEESIDGKSSIIGRILERSVDRASADEEIAKIVEESRTQQQKVYDEKFKAQLDVMTTQLNAVVASYSPGRAVTVSPADVELKAPKTTFEVAVLDGTTETAVERQGHGFQRTILISALQLLAQSGSASADGVICLAIEEPELFQHPIQAQAFAKVLRSLVEDPDKCIQVTYATHSPYFLEARHFDQVRRLTRSSGETPTVTIHFASVDDVKTRLLQIVNADVVERQLDGIVSDQLAVALFAHRAFLVEGTTESSVFHGIGDKISFGALEAAGISIVPVGGKTSIPLVHAILSALGIPVYALFDADRACEARAKAKGKQQNKIDEEIAKNARENRTTLRYFGIAEEDFPDAVVGDTVAIFEDHLESFLVANWTEWLTACSEIEAATGISLSKNQLAYRTATLKAAGAVPEMLQQILAKAKGE; encoded by the coding sequence ATGAAAATTCAATCCGTTCGCATCAAGAACTTCCGTGCACTCAAAGACGTCACGATCCCCTTCGACTCCGTCACGACATTCATTGGGCCGAACGGAGCTGGCAAGTCGACAGTGCTACGGGCACTCGATTGGTTCTTCAACGGCAAGCCCGGTTCGCTTACAGAAAAAGACTGCTTTTTTGGAGAGACTGACGAAGACATCGAGGTGCAAGTCACGTTCGCAGATCTCACCGAAAAGGATCGGGAGGCGCTTGGTAAGTACACTCCAGAGGGTGCCACCAAATTCACTGCGTGGAGGCGCCATTCACCTGACGGGACTGATGTGCTTTCTGCAAACGCAAAGGGATTCCCAGAGTTCAACGCCATCAAAACTGCAAATAGCGTAGCCGCAAAGAGGGAGCTTTATGCCAATCTTAGAGCTAGTCGCCCAGAGCTGGAACTCCCGACAGCCACAACCGGCACTGCTATTGAACATGCAATGACTACTTGGGAAGCGGCACATACAGAACAACTTGTAGACGCCCCCGAATCACTTCAGACCAACTTTTTCGGTTTCAACAGCAGCGGCAAGATGAGCGGCCTTTTCGATTTTGTGTTGGTGACTGCAGACCTTCGCGCAAGTGAAGAATCAATCGACGGAAAGTCGAGCATCATTGGACGTATTCTTGAGCGTTCGGTTGATCGTGCTTCGGCTGATGAAGAGATTGCGAAGATCGTCGAGGAATCACGAACACAGCAGCAAAAAGTGTACGACGAGAAATTCAAAGCGCAACTTGATGTTATGACGACTCAGCTTAATGCCGTCGTTGCGTCCTACTCACCGGGTCGGGCAGTCACTGTTTCCCCGGCAGATGTGGAGCTCAAAGCCCCCAAAACCACGTTCGAAGTAGCCGTGCTCGATGGCACAACCGAAACTGCGGTAGAACGACAGGGGCATGGTTTTCAACGGACGATTTTGATCTCGGCGCTCCAGCTCTTGGCACAGTCCGGCTCTGCATCAGCCGACGGAGTCATCTGCTTAGCAATCGAGGAGCCAGAACTCTTTCAGCACCCGATTCAGGCACAGGCGTTTGCAAAAGTGCTCCGCTCACTTGTCGAAGACCCCGACAAGTGCATCCAGGTGACGTATGCGACACATAGCCCTTATTTCCTTGAGGCCCGCCATTTTGATCAAGTTAGGCGATTGACACGATCATCTGGAGAGACTCCAACTGTGACTATCCACTTTGCCTCCGTTGATGATGTGAAGACCAGACTGCTCCAGATAGTGAACGCTGATGTTGTCGAACGTCAGTTAGATGGCATCGTTTCAGATCAACTGGCTGTAGCGCTCTTTGCCCATCGCGCTTTTCTGGTGGAGGGTACCACCGAGTCATCGGTGTTCCACGGTATAGGCGACAAAATATCTTTTGGTGCGCTTGAAGCCGCTGGCATTTCCATTGTCCCCGTTGGAGGCAAGACGTCGATCCCTCTTGTCCATGCCATCCTGTCCGCGCTCGGCATCCCGGTTTATGCGCTTTTCGATGCTGACAGAGCATGTGAGGCACGAGCAAAAGCCAAAGGAAAACAGCAAAACAAGATCGATGAAGAAATTGCAAAAAACGCCCGAGAAAACCGGACAACATTGAGATACTTCGGCATTGCTGAAGAGGATTTTCCAGACGCTGTCGTCGGCGACACAGTCGCCATTTTTGAAGACCATCTGGAATCATTTCTCGTAGCCAACTGGACTGAGTGGCTAACCGCCTGCAGTGAAATCGAGGCTGCCACAGGTATCAGTCTCTCGAAGAATCAACTAGCATACCGCACGGCGACACTCAAAGCCGCAGGGGCGGTGCCAGAGATGCTCCAGCAAATCTTAGCCAAGGCAAAAGGAGAATGA
- a CDS encoding DUF4391 domain-containing protein: MSQSARFESNTAFINYPKQAVFGRTLPKNKIYEHSGANTRLKDLFVEQVEQIVWQYKLAPETINLPARPGVPELQIFSIQLKTLELNMDVLRCIDGAVQFPIIFELSFDGRTKVIAAYKRPNESDGSRWVLSDYFATAWLPSDYERAAMPLALDLGGLYEHMLHRLIPPLCAHKKVSRTWSHVSN; the protein is encoded by the coding sequence ATGAGTCAGTCTGCGCGATTTGAGTCGAATACCGCCTTCATTAACTATCCGAAGCAGGCTGTCTTTGGTCGTACCCTGCCAAAGAATAAGATCTACGAACACAGCGGCGCTAATACAAGGCTGAAGGACTTGTTCGTCGAGCAGGTGGAGCAAATCGTCTGGCAATACAAGTTGGCTCCGGAAACGATCAACCTGCCCGCCAGGCCGGGAGTACCAGAGCTTCAGATTTTCTCAATTCAGCTCAAGACATTGGAGCTGAATATGGACGTTTTACGTTGCATCGATGGTGCGGTGCAGTTTCCCATCATCTTCGAGCTGAGCTTTGATGGCCGAACAAAGGTGATCGCTGCATACAAACGACCGAATGAGTCAGACGGCAGCCGTTGGGTCTTGAGTGACTACTTTGCGACAGCCTGGTTGCCGAGTGACTATGAGCGCGCCGCCATGCCCCTGGCTCTCGACTTGGGCGGTTTGTATGAACATATGCTTCACCGCCTGATCCCCCCCCTGTGCGCCCACAAGAAAGTCTCGCGGACTTGGTCGCACGTGTCGAACTGA
- a CDS encoding helicase-related protein has protein sequence MELIDNINRLLGDDLKQTLKPGTRLKIAASCFSMYAFEALKAELEKIDELQFIFTSPTFTANEVTDKIRKVRKEFHIPKVDREQSLYGSEFEIQLRNKLTQRAIAKECADWMRRKATFKSNRSKAPMQQFACVQAAAAEAAYMPLHGFTAVDLGYQQGNAVSNFVNKMDEPTFTATYLSLFNQIWHDPEKLEDVTAQICDHIASVYQENSPESIYFLMLYNIFNEFLDDINEDVLPNDRTGYQDTLIWNKLFNYQKDAATGIINKLESYSGCILADSVGLGKTFTALAVVKYYELRNKSVLVLCPKKLADNWLNYSRNLKTNIFARDRFNYDVLCHTDLSRTSGESFGTPLNRINWGNYDLVVIDESHNFRNNDVYKDKETRYQKLMNNVIKEGVKTKVLMLSATPVNNRFNDLRNQLALAYEGDSENLSKKLRTGKTVEEIFRGAQASFNAWAKLPSEERTARAILDSLDFDFFELLDSVTIARSRKHIQTFYDTKEIGQFPERRKPLSFHSPLTQRTDVMSFNEIFEQLSLLKLAVYAPISYILPSRLKKYEEMYDTQVAGKGKLKQVDREKSLQALMTTNLLKRLESSIESFRLTLQSLRANHSNTLGKISTFNQTGDLSGIDSRINDLTDQLENLDADDDLPDIGDSEIGGKVKISLADMDLPSWEHELKVDLEIIDALLTSMNKITAADDAKLQHLKTLVLEKIAAPLNPGNKKVLIFTAFADTADYLYANLAQELLATQALHSAKVTGKGVPKSTLKKSYDFQELLTLFSPHSKEKAIVLPNEEAEIDVLIGTDCISEGQNLQDCDYLINYDIHWNPVRIIQRFGRVDRIGSPNSCIQLVNYWPDISLDEYINLKERVESRMMIADVTATGDDNVLSAQANDVSYRKEQLRRLQEEVIELEDLKTGVSITDLGLNDFRMDLLNYVKVNGELSNVPSGMHAVVPAKPEMGLRPGVIFTLRNRNPSVNVSQHNRLHPYYLVYINREGEVIHDHTEVKRLLDLVRTCCKGQAQPITDACLLFNKETADGRKMHMYSDLLGKAIRSMIEVKEEKDLDSLFCSGKTTALVNTIVGLDDFELITFLVIQEAG, from the coding sequence ATGGAACTGATCGACAATATCAACCGCCTGCTCGGAGACGACCTAAAGCAGACGCTCAAACCAGGTACCCGCCTGAAGATCGCTGCCTCCTGCTTTTCGATGTACGCCTTCGAAGCGCTCAAAGCAGAGCTGGAAAAAATCGACGAGCTGCAATTCATCTTTACCTCGCCGACGTTCACCGCCAACGAGGTTACCGATAAGATTCGTAAGGTACGTAAAGAATTCCACATACCGAAGGTTGACCGCGAACAGAGTCTGTACGGAAGTGAGTTCGAAATTCAGCTACGCAATAAACTGACCCAGCGCGCAATTGCAAAAGAGTGCGCGGACTGGATGCGACGCAAGGCAACATTCAAGTCCAATCGCAGTAAGGCACCGATGCAGCAGTTTGCTTGTGTTCAGGCCGCCGCCGCAGAGGCTGCCTATATGCCATTGCACGGTTTTACCGCCGTCGATCTCGGCTATCAGCAGGGCAACGCTGTCTCCAACTTTGTCAACAAGATGGACGAACCGACGTTTACGGCGACCTACCTCAGTCTGTTTAACCAGATCTGGCACGACCCCGAGAAGCTGGAGGATGTAACGGCGCAGATCTGCGACCACATTGCATCCGTCTACCAGGAAAACTCACCCGAGAGCATCTACTTCCTGATGCTCTACAATATCTTCAATGAGTTTCTGGACGACATCAACGAGGATGTCCTGCCGAATGACCGCACTGGCTATCAAGACACGCTCATCTGGAACAAACTCTTCAATTACCAGAAAGATGCTGCCACTGGGATCATCAACAAACTTGAGAGCTACAGCGGCTGCATCCTGGCCGACAGCGTGGGTTTGGGCAAGACTTTTACCGCGCTGGCCGTGGTAAAGTATTACGAACTGCGCAACAAGTCAGTTTTGGTGTTATGCCCTAAGAAGCTGGCGGACAACTGGTTGAACTACAGCCGCAACCTCAAGACCAACATATTTGCTCGCGACCGGTTCAACTACGACGTGCTTTGCCATACCGACCTCAGCCGTACAAGCGGTGAGTCGTTCGGTACACCGCTGAACCGCATCAACTGGGGCAACTACGACCTCGTCGTCATCGACGAGTCGCACAACTTCCGCAACAATGACGTCTACAAGGACAAGGAAACCCGCTACCAGAAGCTGATGAACAACGTTATCAAGGAGGGCGTGAAAACCAAGGTGCTGATGCTTTCGGCCACCCCGGTGAACAACCGCTTCAATGACCTACGCAACCAACTGGCACTGGCCTACGAAGGTGATTCCGAAAACCTCAGCAAGAAGCTGCGTACCGGCAAGACGGTAGAGGAGATTTTCCGTGGTGCACAGGCCAGCTTCAATGCATGGGCAAAGCTTCCATCCGAAGAGCGCACAGCGCGGGCCATCCTGGATTCGCTGGACTTTGACTTTTTCGAATTGCTCGACAGCGTCACCATCGCACGTTCGCGCAAGCATATTCAAACCTTCTACGATACCAAGGAAATCGGCCAATTCCCTGAGCGCCGCAAACCCTTGTCGTTCCATAGCCCGCTCACGCAGCGAACGGATGTGATGAGCTTCAACGAAATTTTCGAGCAGCTGTCTTTACTCAAGCTCGCTGTTTACGCGCCGATCAGCTACATCCTGCCCAGTCGGCTCAAGAAGTACGAGGAGATGTATGACACTCAGGTTGCAGGCAAAGGCAAGCTTAAGCAAGTCGACCGCGAAAAGAGCCTGCAGGCATTGATGACGACCAACCTGCTCAAGCGCCTAGAAAGCTCGATTGAGTCTTTCCGCTTGACGCTCCAGTCCCTGCGCGCGAACCACTCGAATACGCTAGGCAAGATCAGCACTTTCAATCAGACTGGCGACCTCAGTGGCATTGACAGCAGAATAAATGACCTGACCGACCAGTTAGAAAACCTCGATGCGGACGACGACTTGCCTGATATTGGCGACAGCGAGATTGGCGGCAAGGTCAAGATCAGCCTCGCCGATATGGACTTACCTTCATGGGAGCACGAACTGAAGGTCGATCTGGAAATCATTGATGCCTTGCTGACGTCGATGAACAAGATCACGGCTGCCGATGATGCCAAACTACAGCATCTCAAGACACTGGTTCTGGAGAAGATCGCCGCACCGCTGAATCCCGGCAACAAGAAGGTGCTGATCTTCACCGCCTTCGCCGACACCGCTGACTATCTGTATGCCAATTTGGCTCAGGAATTGCTGGCTACACAGGCCTTGCACAGTGCAAAAGTCACCGGCAAAGGGGTACCGAAGAGCACGCTCAAGAAGAGCTATGACTTCCAGGAACTGCTCACCCTCTTCTCTCCGCACTCGAAGGAGAAAGCCATCGTGCTGCCAAATGAGGAGGCAGAGATAGATGTGTTGATCGGCACCGATTGTATCTCTGAAGGCCAGAACCTGCAGGACTGCGACTACCTCATCAACTACGATATCCACTGGAACCCCGTGCGCATCATCCAGCGCTTCGGCCGTGTGGATCGCATCGGCTCACCCAACAGCTGCATCCAACTGGTTAACTACTGGCCAGACATCTCTCTCGACGAATACATCAACCTGAAGGAACGGGTTGAGAGCCGAATGATGATTGCCGATGTTACAGCCACTGGTGATGACAATGTGCTGAGCGCCCAAGCCAACGATGTGTCTTATCGCAAAGAGCAATTGCGACGTTTGCAAGAGGAAGTGATTGAGCTGGAAGACCTGAAAACCGGAGTGTCGATTACTGATCTCGGGCTCAATGACTTCCGAATGGACTTGCTCAACTATGTGAAGGTCAATGGCGAATTGAGCAACGTGCCAAGCGGGATGCACGCCGTAGTGCCTGCCAAGCCGGAGATGGGCCTACGCCCGGGTGTGATCTTCACGCTACGCAACCGGAATCCAAGCGTCAACGTCAGTCAACACAACCGCCTGCACCCTTATTACCTCGTCTACATTAATCGCGAGGGGGAAGTCATTCACGATCACACCGAAGTCAAACGTTTGCTGGATCTGGTTCGCACATGCTGTAAGGGACAAGCCCAGCCTATTACAGATGCCTGTCTCTTGTTCAATAAGGAAACGGCCGATGGCCGCAAGATGCATATGTATTCGGACCTGCTTGGCAAGGCCATCCGCTCAATGATCGAGGTGAAGGAAGAGAAGGATCTGGACAGCCTCTTCTGCAGCGGAAAGACCACCGCGTTGGTCAATACTATCGTCGGACTGGACGACTTCGAACTGATTACCTTCCTCGTGATTCAGGAGGCCGGATGA
- a CDS encoding GTPase family protein, with protein MNNSEGLKSFQQPLSGLPQWASERILQQINQLTDYEPVIGILGKTGAGKSSLCNALFVGEVSPVSDVAACTREPLQFRLQVGERFMTIVDLPGVGESGARDTEYAALYREQLPRLDLVLWLIKADDRALAVDELFYHQVIGEAYRHKVLFIISQSDKTEPTSGSGQLSTAQKQNISRKICLLHELFQPVNPVCAVSVRLQWGLRVMAERMIRCLPREASSPVAVQLSAPLRTDAVNKKARDDFGETVGSALDAVSSLPLIPAPVRTVIQAVRDTVVSVARAVWNFFF; from the coding sequence ATGAACAATTCTGAAGGTTTGAAGTCGTTTCAGCAACCGCTTTCTGGTCTGCCACAATGGGCATCAGAGCGTATTCTACAGCAAATAAACCAGTTAACAGACTACGAGCCAGTGATCGGTATTCTGGGTAAAACTGGGGCGGGAAAGAGTAGCCTTTGCAATGCCTTATTTGTCGGCGAAGTATCGCCGGTCAGCGATGTGGCAGCCTGTACCCGTGAACCTTTGCAATTTCGTCTGCAAGTCGGTGAGCGGTTTATGACCATCGTGGACCTGCCCGGCGTGGGCGAAAGCGGCGCTCGCGATACCGAGTATGCTGCGCTGTACCGTGAACAACTTCCCCGACTTGACCTGGTGTTGTGGCTGATTAAGGCTGATGACCGGGCGCTGGCAGTGGATGAGCTCTTTTATCATCAGGTTATTGGGGAGGCTTACCGCCATAAGGTGCTGTTTATTATCAGCCAGTCAGATAAGACTGAACCCACCAGCGGTAGTGGTCAATTGTCCACGGCGCAGAAGCAGAATATCAGCCGTAAAATCTGTCTGCTGCATGAGCTGTTCCAACCTGTAAACCCTGTCTGCGCGGTATCGGTACGTTTGCAGTGGGGGCTGCGGGTGATGGCTGAACGGATGATTCGTTGCCTGCCACGAGAGGCCAGTAGTCCAGTGGCTGTACAACTTAGTGCTCCACTTCGTACCGATGCCGTTAATAAAAAAGCCCGTGACGATTTTGGTGAAACGGTCGGCTCGGCACTGGACGCAGTAAGTTCCCTGCCCCTGATACCGGCCCCGGTGCGGACAGTAATCCAGGCTGTACGCGATACCGTGGTATCGGTCGCCCGTGCCGTCTGGAATTTCTTCTTCTGA